The DNA segment TGATTAGATGGTattgttttaattattattattattagtcaaCAGGTAAAATTCGAATACTAgatatttgttaaaataattaataaattaattattagaccaatttaaattaattatattattagtcctgttattattatatattgtataCATGAGTTCCGATCCAGCTTCTCACATAATTAAAAAGtgtaaaatctttttttatatatagttgagttttaattttgactcaaaaaaaaaaagagtgttcAAAAAGATGATAATTaggtaattaaatttttttgaatattatcattaaagataaataattaactcagccgccatctaaaaacaaaaattataaaaattgctAGACCTAAATATGCCACCAAAACACAAATTATccattatatttaattaaataaaaaaaaccatcTCAGTCAAATATGACATCGAGAATATAAGAGCTGAAACttcaaatgaaaacaaaaatctaaagaaaaaggggtaaagtCTAATTACatgtaataaaaaacaaaaatgaaaccTCATCTTCTTTGATGAAAAAAGGAACATATTCAAATTTGATTGCCAAAATGTTGCATTACTGTCACGAAATTAGAgctacaaaaaattaaaagatcccaCGCAAAAATTAACACCATGTGACATAGTGCATGATTTTGTTTATAATTGAaacgtataaaaatatatagattATAGAAtacaattttgtttttgtttggtCAGATTTTGGGATTATTGGGCTTATAGAATGGGCTTATAACAGGCCAAGTAAAACTACATGAAAGAAGCAAGCCCAAAAAAATATGAACAGATTTTGTTcctcaaaaaacaaaaacactaaATGACCaaaagttatatataattaaaaaaataaaaaagttccaagtccaaaaaaataaaatgaaataaaaaagttattttttcttcttccaaatATTTGTGTTCTGCGTTGTGTGGATAGATCTTAGATCCAAACTCTTACGCTCTTCTTCAGCTGATTTCTACTTCACAAATCACAAGgtactctctttctctctctcgaTCTCTTCAATTTTGTTGTTCGATATTTAGATCTTTGCATTCCCGTCTTCTCCCACTTTTTAAGGGACCAGTTTTTTAATtctttcattttcaattttccGTTTGCTTCTATTCGTTGTCTTTCttctattatatatcatttggTTATGGTTATGGCAATCTCAAGTATCGAACCAAATTTTAGTTTCAATAAGAGGATTTTATCAGGTATCACAATAATCTTTAACAATCAAGCAAATATATGGGATGGGTTTTGAGCTACTAAGACTTTTATGCTGGGATTCTGCcctagggtttatgttttaacGCCGCTATTGGAACATAGGGTTTTGGGAATTGTTTCCtctctttttttaaattgttattgtAGATTATAAGTTGTTCTTTCAGTAGATGCTACCTTGTTTTGGCACATTTTGTTTTCATTAGATTGAGATTACTTTTAGATGCGCTATACTGCCATTTATCACATGCTACTATATGGAAGATTTTAGTGACGCGGGATAAGAGAGTCAGATATTTTTGCTGATATGTACAAATTTATGATTTGATAATTGTACATGACTCTTTTATACTGTCATTTACCAAAATCAAAACTGTTTGGATGTCAATGGTTTTTCGCTATATGACGATTCTGTTGTCGACTGTTCGCCATGTTTGATTTATGGAGTTTtagaaaaatgcaaaaattattTCTCAAAATAAGCTTGCTAAATGGTGAGTTTGGTATGTATGTGTTGATGGCAGAACTATGCCTTCTCAAAAGGTTGAAACGGGTCATCAAGACACGGTCCATGATGTTGCAATGGATTACTATGGTAAGAGGCTGGCTACAGCCTCATCTGATCACACCATTAAGATTATCGGGGTGTCCAACAATGCCTCTCAGCATCTAGCTACCTTGGCTGGTCACCAAGGACCTGTTTGGCAGGTTGTGTGGGCTCACCCGAAATTTGGTTCTCTACTCGCTTCTTGTTCCTATGATGGGCGTGTAATATTGTGGAAGGAGGGTAATCAAAATGAATGGACTCAAGCTCATGTCTTCGATGATCATAAGTCTTCTGTTAATTCAATTGCTTGGGCACCTCATGAGTTGGGTCTTCGCCTGGCTTGTGGTTCATCAGATGGGAATATCTCGGTGTTCACTGCCAGACCAGATGGTGGGTGGGACACTTCAAGGATAGATCAGGCTCACCCTGTTGGCGTAACTTCGGTGTCTTGGGCTCCCTCAACAGCGCCTGGTGCTCTGGTTGGTTCTGGCCTTCTAGATCCCGTGCACAAGCTATGCTCGGGTGGCTGTGACAATACTGTGAAGGTGTGGAAGCTCAGCGACGGGCAATGGAAGTTGGACTGCTTCCCTGCTCTTAAGATGCATACGGATTGGGTTCGGGATGTTGCTTGGGCACCCAACTTGGGACTCCCTAAGTCCACCATTGCCAGTGCGTCGCAAGATGGTAGAGTGATCATATGGACCGTGGCCAAGGAGGGGGATCAGTGGGAAGGAAaagttttgaatgatttcaaGACCCCCGTTTGGAGGGTTTCGTGGTCCTTGACTGGCAATATATTGGCCGTGGCGGATGGTAACAACAACGTTACCTTATGGAAGGAAGCTGTAGATGGTGAGTGGCAACAGGTGACAACCGTTGAACCTTAggatctgaattttttttattcttttttccaGGTCTTGCATGTTAATTTTGGATTATGGTCCTTAGAGCTTACTTCTTAAATATAGTTGACATCACATTTCATTCCATATTATACGGTTTGAGTAATTGTGCTTGGCAAGTTCCTTTAATGTCGTGATCCACTGAACACTCTGTGATTGTAAGATTGAAGTTGAATAGCATAAGCTGGTTTATGTATGGATTGGAATTTAGAAGGTCATGTCTCTAGGATATGTGTGACATTTCACTAGAAGTGAGTTGCATAAACTTGTGGTgcatccttttttattttgcacAAGCATGGATTAAATGGATAGTTCTCTACATATTTTAGTCTGTAAAGTATGATTACAAAACAAAatagttttctttttaaattcttctggTGCTGGAGGCTGTGACCTGTGAGCTGCACAAGAACTTAACAAAGGAGTGTGATCATTAAGtagtgttttgttttctatttttgttttttttttttattttggtactACAACTCTACAAGTTTAGCAAGGTCCTCAGTTACTcagattttatttattgtcttaAAGAGAAATggacaaaaagaaataaatatatgTAAAGGAAAAACGACATGTCCACCACAAGGTGGCAGATAAATTATGGTTTAAATTGTAACCCAGATAATGCTAAGTCCACTAGGAGGACATCTGCAACattaaaaaaagttttgaaatgCTTTTGGTTTCAAttataaaagatagtagtaatttcCTATGCACGAAAGAAATAAACTTAAGGGTTGAAATGTTACAAAATTGGGAATGGATATTGTTACTCTTGGAGATAGATATTGTCATTTTTGTTTGGGAGATGTTACTCTTAATCTCATTTTTGTTTGAAAGATATATATTATTCtcaatacaaaattaattataataagatTTTATCAAATTAGAAGTGATATTATAAAAAACGATTATTAGTATCCATTTATGACAACAAAAAATGGCTATGATCTTACACAACTACTTTAGCCAAATCATTAAGGAAAAATAGTTgtccaagaaaattaaaataaattatgaaatattTTGTCATGTGAATGATTTTAGTTCTGACAAAATAGTTCtaaagaacataaaaaaaatttggcaaaTTCTACGAAAT comes from the Arachis duranensis cultivar V14167 chromosome 7, aradu.V14167.gnm2.J7QH, whole genome shotgun sequence genome and includes:
- the LOC107496334 gene encoding protein transport protein SEC13 homolog B — translated: MPSQKVETGHQDTVHDVAMDYYGKRLATASSDHTIKIIGVSNNASQHLATLAGHQGPVWQVVWAHPKFGSLLASCSYDGRVILWKEGNQNEWTQAHVFDDHKSSVNSIAWAPHELGLRLACGSSDGNISVFTARPDGGWDTSRIDQAHPVGVTSVSWAPSTAPGALVGSGLLDPVHKLCSGGCDNTVKVWKLSDGQWKLDCFPALKMHTDWVRDVAWAPNLGLPKSTIASASQDGRVIIWTVAKEGDQWEGKVLNDFKTPVWRVSWSLTGNILAVADGNNNVTLWKEAVDGEWQQVTTVEP